In Palaemon carinicauda isolate YSFRI2023 chromosome 38, ASM3689809v2, whole genome shotgun sequence, a single window of DNA contains:
- the LOC137630339 gene encoding tropomyosin isoforms a/b/d/f-like: protein MVLGRRGFTLRSRKILGFDGSRGNGETTTSSLRWANYVAGQTKEHLQLEEALQKDLSEELHGAEEGIQLFDDFFARIHQEAETANDLQRICEEVGEIELYNNIGNLALIDDLGRANKNIESLLASLEKAEDRNDQIRDELLAKAYVEKELENAREEIRILEKKLERVTGDLETANEKLLEKSDLEEYVESADNVIRTLWAELDSVKAENKRLKTENVCQKAALESELNAAVEEVYRVGTKLDTVLEIED, encoded by the exons ATGGTGCTGGGGAGACGAGGATTCACATtgagaagcagaaaaattcttggatttgatggatcgagaggaaatggagagactacaaccagcagtctacgatgggcaaattatgttgccggaCAAACTAAGGAACACCTACAACTGGAGGAAGCATTGcaaaaggatctaagtgaggaGTTGCATGGTGCAGAAGAGggaattcagttgtttgatgatTTCTTTGCTAGAATACACCAAGAAGCGGAAACGgccaatgacttacaacgcatctgtgaagag gtaggagaaattgagttatataataacatcggtaacttagctttaattgatgatttaGGTAGAGCAAATAAGAATATTGAGTCTCTTTTGgcaagtctagaaaaagctgaagatcgcaacgatcaaattcgtgatgagcttttggccaaggcatatgtagaaaaggaattagaaaatgcccgtgaggaaattcggatactcgagaagaagcTGGAAAGAGTAACAGGAGATCTCGAGACAGCCAACGAGAAACTTctggaaaagagcgacttggaggaatacgtcgaaagtgctgaCAATGTGATCCGAACACtctgggctgaactggacagtgttaaggctgaaaacaagagactgaAGACCGAAAACGTTTGTCAAAAGGCAGCTTTAGAAAGTGAGCTTAATGCTGCAGTCGAGGAGGTGTACAGAGTAGGAACTAAATTGGATACTGTCCTGGAAATTGAAGactga